A stretch of Besnoitia besnoiti strain Bb-Ger1 chromosome III, whole genome shotgun sequence DNA encodes these proteins:
- a CDS encoding surface antigen repeat-containing protein (encoded by transcript BESB_046900): MSTGIWKIFKRKGKDGDEEETKATKAHMGEENKMYYNEKLKRWVVKGEEHLVEQEQLPPPPPKAAPQAPEGAAGGPLPSAAGPRGFARGRGARSLYTATPGLNVKPSAAPSAAVLPKPGFVLPPFAAAKPPLAAPPLPSVSAGDHTPSSSSALPPPPPGPTQESSEPQPAAAAGAFLAEETALTSAQSAEPFTGLQASAGGETDTASPTKSAGGLNAGLSEAPAAPPSLPLFSSFPVACTASHAPTRFVEGQRDSLVAAGGVVDAAGAPGGAASPVFGGDLSRRSSPATHSEGRLASGGGASLSGQVEERLGGAHAGYVCSPESRRVSGASSVHKRASWEALPAEEGEKPTAFSPPFASSASRLSSAACRSSSGSVGAALPPHLPVAHSPPMEVSAESPSRADGLSVPSSFPPCGQPPAGADAGLGGGQGEASAPVAGGFARGALSVTLESSSSEDDTDTASPTLRDGSSDDGVSWREGWHTADGAQKNLGGGAERGEGERPYGSGRPSASGDGQALLRGRQQRNRRRGNEADERHAWRDACEADRGLAGGSTCLAGYAAALREWRDGQFAAETVSGGAAGVREDAKEDQEQTAWNDGDREEEGRQYENTCVKESEVRLHKEEIRVDQNRVYVQQNEVYVHHTGKVHFQPSLPAAGPGEEQPSLVSGAADLSAVRPPQIAAAGQERGEDFELDDPWSSDRRSSCEGAVTTLQQVGAPNASAGGVPPVSGPPQVAQPPAAASSPSPAAASHLATGSTSGQPQAAPPREPVTVEEEGAASADAWAEDGDFGLDEYVRSVDLVTSPVSPRPSPVPLQASCDEFAGTGDPERPARSVEDTRRTQVFDLAETDDAEAAGLPGVLLRDISAELYPSLASREAAGGAQTEGGVERSAGARASSGAVERPPTESKRDAEGDWWRADAPGAEGEELDAVDLFYRSDEDGGRQLQAQAAALAGRGAAGLSAARRESAEYAQDAASGAFATCSLAEETHAVAGPYRGSVLKPFSASVEDMERTSGAALEQLQEQRRVRLELEGQNALLQRQLHAVLVLLSRFSLSREDKRRLNRLLRPAASSPKSGLLRSSAMQPREGAIDVDGAAADAQHAPRGEGAPPQEERHAAEGEAFEKHVNEKPNEAAAPWPTADGDAESWEGMNNELLDDDVHATGAERFLALHALSDAEPGRFFADEEDADFDADVVEADEVREAFNTLTQLLAEQLERQSSSRAELEVCQAEAEGYLLLVEQQQKHVIEPLCRHVETLQREQEEEQREVCRLQLLQAELQRLYEGVSAIAEDLRMQLQQTREREAAQARLAAELQAQLQAENEKKANMQAALHMRERELQEARLSCDSFRTQLEDAREKLQRAQGDFERRERELGDTQAEERTILLREKEEALRAGAEQVVLLQESLRTKQREASQSEAEVVSLREQLRALQANLDRAQGELASTQESLRKLGEKLREKDADCARWQEVERHRQQGEAELARLREDLARAQTDAEATRAAHAAEKAKLVEDQRHHAELALAAAREEAAKRTEETNREINALRDQLADAVASEQRTHEEKERALGLQLAEAREEAERLRRETHELRGAGDALRMQLEAAQAEHRQAAAGFEERLRDAVKSKQEASGVERQRAEEAHAVALESLRASLTRELEAQAETAGTQVAALETRVRQAEAELERERQAHAEALRLHEAMLASEAQTREEIEEEMKNKDAEIEVLNAMQDELQQQMAGLREACARLEREKGDGEEARQRRAEEEETRRRDEAERAAQALEAVKQQLAQEKEEEKAKLRAELEARQHVLEHQTEESKRLAEERAAALAGREREAAEMQLRLDTLFQQVEVERQEKARYERMLGEREGEWRRQADLRAAEDAQRADETRLRLESVEARLAETEAAQAALQLERDTLEAALREKDSQLLALPRQEDLEAANAQLAVQEQELARLRQELDAKAQQSAATEAAWQEALREEECKRVASEERLREELRQETARLQAVIEAEKKKAASEEAERLRQTYEKLWDEESQKMLKAYEGVATRLQQAQLAMQAREQELETLKKTEAEMKEALERADRAQEAAKQLQQTLNERDAEVAQLRTTCEEQSASLARLAAEQKKAAEAADKEQQALEEELMDLRLQVANVAKEERERKRDAEEREESLRRVLQEREDAQRESDLRLQVLQEQLEADREKHATAERRRAEEIQTLKEALSELKAEKEDEKTKAQEEAAEHAAKLCMLEEAAARQQKHCEELTAELEEARRVPPTVEGVKKESVLVAKQNEELRMRAATLSSTSDFLSRRLQFFENALDSLGPSGRAIMLEADRSVQPPEPVEADAASEIADAVLSSSLTSSLNTRRASLSLASPSSVRSSHSLLGAAGATPFGDFAVDGGVPGDPVLDRSVFHASRLNLHAVPLAAEAATKGAAPLPPRPPAFMQSFLRPPSRRASLSGAGLQ; this comes from the exons ATGTCTACAG GTATCTGGAAGATCTTCAAGAGGAAGGGCAAGGatggcgacgaggaggaaaccAAGGCCACCAAGGCCCAT ATGGGTGAGGAGAACAAGATGTATTACAACGAGAAACTCAAGCGCTGGGTTGTGAAGGGCGAGGAGCATCTCGTGGAGCAGGAGCAactccctccgccgcctcccaaGGCCGCTCCGCAGGCccccgagggcgccgcggggggccCTCTGCCGTCGGCCGCGGGCCCCCGCGGGTTTGCGAG agggcgcggcgcgaggagtcTATACACCGCCACTCCAGGCTTGAACGTGAAaccctcggcggcgccttcggcggctgTGCTGCCTAAACCTGGCTTTGTGCTTCCACCGTTCGCCGCGGCTAAGCCGCCCCTCGCTGCACCGCCGCTTCCTTCCGTTAGCGCCGGCGACCAcacgccctcgtcgtcctccgctctgcctccgcctcccccggGCCCCACTCAGGAGAGCAGCGAGCCTCagcctgctgccgcagccggcgcttTCCTTGCCGAGGAGACAGCCCTCACCTCCGCACAGAGCGCGGAACCGTTCAcggggctgcaggcgagcgcaggcggcgaaacAGACACCGCCTCTCCAACAAAGAGCGCGGGAGGTCTCAACGCCGGCCTCTCcgaagcgcctgcggcgcctccgtcgctcccCCTGTTTTCTTCGTTCCCCGTGGCCTGCACCGCCTCGCATGCGCCCACGAGATTCGTGGAGGGGCAGAGAGACAGTCTCgttgccgcaggcggcgtcgttgacgccgcaggagcccctggaggcgcagcatcGCCGGTCTTTGGCGGCGATttgtcgcgccgcagctcgccggcCACTCACTCTGAGGGCCGGTTGGCCTCAgggggaggcgcgtcgcTTTCAGGTCAAGTGGAGGAGCGTCTGGGCGGGGCCCATGCCGGTTATGTCTGCTCGCCAGAGAGTCGCAGAGTGTCAGGTGCTTCTTCGGTGCACAAGCGAGCGTCGtgggaggcgctgccggcagAAGAAGGGGAAAAGCCAACCGCCTTCTCCCCGCCGTTTGCGTCTTCAgcgtcgcggctctcgtcggcggcgtgccGTTCGTCTTCTGGCTCGGTTGGCGCTGCGTTGCCTCCTCATCTGCCGGTTGCTCATTCTCCGCCGATGGAGGTATCTGCGGAGTCTCCGTCTCGCGCAGACGGACTTTCTGTTCCTTCTTCGTTTCCGCCGTGCGGACAGCCTCCAGCCGGGGCGGACGCGGGTCTGGGCGGTGGCcaaggagaggcgagcgcgcctgtcgctggCGGGTTTGCCCGGGGAGCGCTCTCTGTTACCCTcgagagcagcagcagcgaggacgaTACCGACACGGCGAGCCCGACACTCAGGGATGGCTCCAGCGATGACGGGGTGAGCTGGCGAGAAGGCTGGCACACGGCCGACGGCGCTCAAAAAAACCTCGGCGGCGGTGCGGAGCGCGGGGAAGGGGAGAGACCTTATGGAAGTGGAAGGCCGTCGGCCTCCGGCGATGGGCAAGCGCTGCTTcgaggcaggcagcagagaaacaggcgaagaggaaacgaAGCCGACGAAAGACATGCCTGGcgcgacgcatgcgaggCCGACCGAGGGCTCGCAGGCGGATCCACATGCCTGGCGGGGTACGCTGCCGCCTTGAGAGAGTGGAGGGACGGGCAGTTCGCCGCAGAGACTGTCTCCggtggcgctgcaggagtCCGCGAAGACGCCAAAGAGGACCAAGAGCAGACTGCATGGAACGACGGGGACAGGGAGGAAGAGGGAAGGCAATATGAAAACACTTGCGTCAAGGAAAGCGAGGTGCGTCTGCACAAGGAGGAAATACGTGTCGACCAGAATagagtgtacgtacagcagAACGAGGTGTACGTCCACCACACGGGGAAAGTCCACTTTCAGCCGAGTTTGCCGGCTGCAGGGCCAGGAGAGGAACAACCCAGCCTGGTCTCTGGGGCGGCGGATCTCTCCGCCGTCCGTCCCCCTCAAATCGCTGCTGCGGGGCAAGAACGCGGGGAAGACTTCGAGTTGGATGATCCATGGAGTTCGGATCGTCGGTCTTCTTGTGAGGGCGCGGTGACAACGCTGCAGCAGGTAGGGGCGCCGAACGCGTCTGCCGGTGGCGTTCCTCCCGTCTCAGGGCCTCCTCAAGTGGCCCAgcctccagctgcggcttcttcgccctctcccgccgccgcctcccatCTTGCGACAGGCTCCACGAGCGGACAGCctcaggcagcgccgccgagagagcCCGTCACtgtggaagaagagggcgccgcttctgcggATGCGTgggcggaggacggcgactTTGGCCTCGATGAGTACGTGCGGTCGGTGGACTTGGTGACGTCgcccgtctctcctcgcccgtcgcCTGTTCCACTTCAAGCCTCATGTGACGAATTCGCGGGGACCGGAGACCCCGAGAGACCGGCGCGGAGTGTGGAGgacacgcgccgcacgcAAGTCTTCGATCTTGCCGAGACAGACGATGCCGAGGCTGCCGGCCTCCCAGGTGTGCTGCTGAGAGACATTTCAGCGGAGCTTTATCCTTCGCTGGCGTCTCGTGaagccgccggaggcgcgcagacggagggGGGCGTGGAGCGGAGTGCCGGCGCGCGTGCTTCCTCTGGCGCCGTcgagcggccgccgacggAGTCcaagcgcgacgcggaaggagacTGGTGGCGTGCGGACGCGCCGGgagcagagggagaagagcTCGATGCAGTTGATCTCTTCTACCGaagcgacgaagacggcggccggcagctgcaggcgcaagcagccgcgctggcaggacgaggcgccgcggggctgtCCGCCGCAAGGCGCGAGTCTGCGGAGTATGCGCAGGACGCTGCGTCCGGTGCGTTCGCGACATGCTCTCTGGCTgaggagacgcacgcggTGGCTGGGCCGTACAGAGGCAGCGTGTTGAAGCCCTTCTCGGCGTCGGTGGAAGACATGGAGCGAacaagcggcgcggcgctggagcagctgcaggagcagcggcgcgtgcggctcgAGCTGGAGGGCCAGAacgcgcttcttcagcgccaGCTGCACGCGGTGTTagttcttctctcgcgcttctcgcttTCGCGCGAAGACAAGCGCCGTCTCaaccgcctcctgcgccctgcggcctcgtcgcccaaGAGTGGCCTGTTGAGGAGCTCCGcgatgcagccgcgcgagggtgCGATCGacgtcgacggcgcggctgcagatgcCCAGCACGCTCCGAGGGGAGAGGGAGCGCCACCCCAGGAGGAACGGcatgcggcggagggcgaagcgTTTGAAAAGCACGTCAACGAGAAACCGaacgaggcggctgcgccctGGCCAACTgccgacggagacgcggagagttGGGAGGGAATGAACAACGAGCTGCTGGACGATGATGTGCACGCCACCGGAGCGGAGCGatttctcgctctccacgcCCTGAGTGACGCCGAGCCgggccgcttcttcgcggacgaggaagacgcagattTCGACGCGGACGTCGTCGAGGCTGACGAAGTGCGCGAGGCGTTCAACACG CTGACGCAGTTGCTCGCGGAGCAGCTGGAGAGGCAGAGTTCGAGTCGCGCGGAGTTGGAGGTGTgccaggcggaggccgaagGTTATTTGCTTCTTGTAGaacagcagcagaagcacgTCATCGAGCCCCTCTGTCGGCACgtggagacgctgcagagggagcaggaagaagagcagagagaagtctgccgcctgcagctgctgcaggcggagctgcagcggctgtaCGAGGGGGTCTCGGCGATTGCCGAGGACCTGCGTATGCAGTTGCAGCAGACACGCGAGCGGGAGGCGGCCCAGGCGCGTCTGGCCGCGGAGCTGCAAGCGCAGCTGCAAGCTGagaacgagaagaaggccaacatgcaggcggcgcttcatatgcgcgagcgcgagttGCAAGAGGCTCGCCTCAGCTGCGACAGCTTCCGAACGCAGCTGGAAGAtgcgcgcgagaagctgcagagggcgcaaGGCGACTTCGAgcgacgggagagagagctggGTGACACGCAGGCCGAGGAGCGAACGATTCTTCTGCGAGAAAAGGAGGAGGCtttgcgcgccggcgctgaaCAGGTCGTGCTCCTGCAAGAGTCGCTGAGGACGAAGCAACGCGAGGCTAGCCAGAGTGAAGCGGAAGTGGTCAGTCTGCgtgagcagctgcgcgcgctccagGCGAATCTCGACAGAGCGCAGGGCGAGTTGGCGAGCACGCAGGAAAGCTTGAGGAAACTCGGGGAAAAGCTGAgggagaaagacgcagacTGTGCGCGTTGGCAAGAGGTGGAGAGGCACAGACAgcagggcgaagcggagcttgcgaggctgcgcgaagacctcgcgcgggcgcagaccgacgcggaagcgacgcgggcggcgcatgcagcggaaaAGGCGAAACTCGTCGAGGATCAACGGCACCACGCCGaactcgccctcgccgccgctcgggAAGAGGCTGCGAAGCGGACAGAAGAAACAAACCGGGAGATCAACGCACTGAGAGATCAGCTCGCTGACGCCGTCGCCAGTGAACAACGCACCCacgaagagaaggaacgGGCGCTGGGGTTGCAG CTCGCtgaggcgcgggaggaggcggagagactgcggcgagagacacacgagctgagaggcgcaggcgacgcgctccGCATGCAATTGGAGGCGGCCCAGGCCGAGCATCGCCAGGCGGCAG ctgggTTTGAGGAGAGACTCCGAGATGCTGTGAAGAGCAAGCAAGAAGCGTCTGGCgtcgagcggcagcgcgcggaggaggcgcatgcggtcgcgctggagagtctccgcgcctcgctgaccCGCGAgttggaggcgcaggcggagacagcaggaACGCAGGTGGCTGCGCTGGAGACGCGCGTCCGCCAAGCGGAGGCCGAGttggagcgcgagcgccaggcgcatgcagaggcccTGCGCCTCCATGAGGCGATGCTCGCCAGCGAAgcccagacgcgcgaggagatcGAGGAGGAGATGAAGAACAAGGACGCGGAGATTGAGGTACTGAACGCGATGCAGGACGAGCTGCAGCAACAGATGGCAGGGCTTCGGGAGGCGTGTGCGCGtctggagagggagaagggcgacggagaggaagcaagacagcggcgagccgaagaggaggagaccaggcggcgcgacgaagcCGAGCGGGCCGCCCAGGCTCTGGAGGCCGtgaagcagcagctcgcgcaagagaaggaagaagaaaaagccaAGTTGCGTGCAGAACTCGAGGCGCGTCAGCACGTGCTCGAGCACCAGACTGAGGAGAGCAAGAGActggcggaggagcgagctgcggcgctcgcggggcgtgagagagaagccgcggagatgcagctgcgcctcgacaCTCTCTTTCAGCAGGTGGAAGTCGAGCGccaagagaaggcgcgctACGAAAGAATGCTtggagagcgcgagggcgagtggaggcggcaggccgacctccgcgcagctgaagacgcgcagcgcgctgATGAaactcgccttcgtctggaGTCCGTCGAGGCCCGCCTGGCGGAGAcggaagcggcgcaggctgcgctgcagctcgagcgCGACACCCTcgaagcggcgctgcgagagaaaGACTCTCAactcctcgcgcttccgAGGCAAGAGGACCTGGAGGCAGCAaacgcgcagctcgccgtccAGGAGCAGGaactcgcgcgtcttcgccagGAGCTGGATGCGAAGGCTCAGCAGTccgccgcgacggaggcagcgtggcaggaggcgctgcgggaaGAAGAGTGCAAGCGAGTCGCGTCAGAGGAGCGACTCAGGGAGGAGCTGAGGCAGGAaaccgcgcgcctgcaggccgtcatcgaggcagagaagaaaaaagctgcgagcgaagaagcagagagactAAGGCAAACTTACGAGAAACTGTGGGATGAAGAAAGCCAGAAAATGCTCAAGGCTTACGAGGGCGTCGCgactcgcctgcagcaggctCAGCTCGCCATGCAGGCGCGGGAGCAAGAATTGGAGACACTCAAAAAGACAGAAGCAGAGATGAAGGAAGCCTTGGAGCGAGCAGACCGAGCCCAGGAAGCGGCCAAGCAGCTCCAGCAGACACTCAACGAACGAGACGCGGAG GTGGCTCAGCTGCGCACGACCTGCGAAGAGCAGAGCGCGAGTCTGgcgcgtctggcggcagagcagaagaaggcagcggaagcggcTGACAaagagcagcaggcgctggaggaagaGCTAATGGATCTTCGTCTGCAAGTCGCAAACGTCGCTAAAGAAGAGCGCGAACGCAAGCgggacgcggaggaacgCGAGGAGAGTCTGAGGCGCGTGCTGCAGGAGCGGGAAGACGCGCAAAGGGAGAGTGACTTGCGCCTCCAGGTTCTCCAGGAGCAGCTCGAGGCCGACAGGGAGAAGcatgcgacggcggagaggcgaagagcggaGGAAATCCAGACGTTGAAGGAGGCTTTGAGTGAACTGAAG GCAGAAAAGGAGGatgagaagacgaaggcccAGGAGGAAGCTGCAGAACATGCAGCGAAGCTGTGCATGctcgaagaggccgcggctcgtCAACAGAAGCACTGCGAGGAACTCACTGCG gagctggaggaggcgcgccgcgtgcccCCGACTGTCGAAGGCGTCAAGAAAGAGTCTGTGCTGGTCGCGAAGCAGAATGAGGAGCTGCGAATG CGTGCAGCGACTCTATCCTCTACCAGCGActtcctctcgcggcgtctgcagttCTTCGAAAACGCGCTG gaCAGCCTCGGTCCGTCGGGTCGCGCCATCATGTTGGAGGCGGATCGCTCCGTTCAGCCCCCCGAACCAGTGGAGGCTGACGCCGCGTCGGAGATTGCGGACGCCGTGTTGTCGAGCTCGCTGACCTCCTCGCTGAACACCAGGAGGGCGAGTctgtcgctggcgtcgccgtcaTCCGTCCGCTCTTCGCATTCTCtactcggcgccgccggcgcgactcCCTTCGGTGACTTCGCCGTCGACGGGGGCGTTCCTGGCGACCCAGTACTCGATCGTTCGGTGTTCCACGCGTCGCGCTTGAACCTCCACGCGGTGCCCCTGGCGGCTGAAGCCGCGACCAAGggagcggcgcctctcccgcccaGACCCCCGGCTTTCATGCAGAGTTTCCTCAGGCCCCCCAGCCGCAGAGCGAGCCTCTCGGGTGCAGGCTTGCAGTGA